The Oncorhynchus mykiss isolate Arlee chromosome 28, USDA_OmykA_1.1, whole genome shotgun sequence genome includes a window with the following:
- the LOC110508337 gene encoding secretogranin-2 codes for MLSLFKLSTGKAVVLAFLLLHAFSVQGASRPRHHRLRGGEAEELQPAVYPPSSDMIKALEYIESLKQRTDGGQEREEPTKDYDEVEKFRILLQLTSLQGEGTPERQSSPPAQRQQDIPAEQLVRALLRTLQEQFASPPRPALVVPGNDRRVHRHPSANTGSPVNTPAYSGFPRPHKKYPLMFEDEEDRDSPKRATEDLKEKYTPQSLNNLRSTSNNQKRQIFDDDDDLFSPRNLAYEDVAGGEEWIPVEENVETEEVVNRSHEEFDRALQQNYDKEEEEKDDGMQMQRRAGQNKEEPEEDTKPVDYYLLKMLGMSEHETAKRQTGEQKKRLIRHPMVDPRALNELLKISLKLHIPPEDLIDMLITEEIRKLDHHPQAIPRYRTSSNPKIRYYSRRLPVKNAPEDMDEEDFLNIVEMETISNDYPVSRRPLKSAPSPPRVSAPPAPARVLAPAPAPPPAAAPKVPSSSGRRENLFMSELNKMPFKRESDNDEADEDEMMAFLAAKILTKYPSTISKRNTQSQANGQFPYELYEQAMKDYFDQADTMTKRDSEGNEVVEPAEMQVKDQVPQETAAPETEEEKEHQGKPVAGM; via the coding sequence ATGCTGTCACTCTTTAAACTATCCACAGGAAAAGCTGTTGTTCTcgctttcctcctcctccatgcattCTCTGTGCAGGGCGCGTCCCGCCCTCGCCACCACAGGCTCAGAGGCGGGGAGGCCGAAGAACTGCAACCCGCCGTCTACCCGCCCAGCTCCGACATGATCAAAGCCCTGGAGTACATCGAGAGCCTGAAACAGCGGACAGACGGGggccaagagagagaggagccaacAAAAGACTATGATGAGGTCGAGAAGTTCCGCATCCTCCTGCAGCTCACCTCTCTCCAGGGTGAAGGCACACCCGAAAGGCAGTCCTCCCCGCCGGCCCAGAGGCAGCAGGACATCCCGGCTGAGCAGTTGGTGAGAGCCTTGCTCAGGACCCTCCAGGAACAGTTCGCTAGTCCCCCCAGACCCGCCCTTGTGGTGCCGGGGAATGACCGCCGCGTGCACAGGCACCCCTCAGCAAACACAGGCAGCCCCGTGAACACGCCTGCCTACAGTGGCTTCCCGAGGCCGCACAAGAAGTACCCGCTGATGTTCGAGGACGAGGAAGATAGAGACAGCCCCAAGCGCGCCACAGAGGACCTGAAGGAAAAATACACCCCTCAGAGCCTCAACAACCTGCGATCCACCTCCAACAACCAGAAGCGCCAAATCTTTGACGATGATGACGATTTATTCAGTCCAAGGAACCTGGCCTACGAGGATGTGGCGGGTGGGGAGGAGTGGATTCCTGTAGAGGAGAATGTCGAGACTGAGGAGGTGGTGAACAGGAGCCACGAGGAGTTCGACAGGGCTCTGCAGCAGAACTatgacaaggaggaggaagagaaggatgacGGAATGCAGATGCAGCGCAGAGCAGGCCAGAATAAAGAGGAACCAGAGGAAGATACTAAACCAGTAGATTATTACCTGTTGAAGATGCTGGGAATGAGCGAACATGAGACAGCCAAGAGGCAAACCGGAGAGCAAAAAAAGAGACTAATCCGTCACCCCATGGTGGACCCCCGGGCCCTGAACGAGCTGTTAAAGATCTCCCTCAAACTCCACATCCCCCCTGAGGATCTTATTGACATGCTGATCACGGAGGAAATCAGAAAACTAGACCATCACCCACAAGCCATCCCCCGCTACAGGACCAGCAGCAACCCGAAGATCAGATACTACAGCCGGAGACTGCCAGTCAAAAATGCTCCTGAAGACATGGACGAGGAAGACTTCCTGAATATCGTAGAAATGGAAACCATCAGTAACGACTATCCTGTGAGTCGGCGGCCGCTCAAGAGTGCCCCTTCCCCTCCCAGAGTTTCAGCACCACCCGCCCCGGCGAGAGTTTTAGCACCAGCACCAGCGCCGCCTCCCGCGGCTGCTCCAAAAGTCCCATCCTCATCCGGCCGAAGGGAAAACTTATTTATGTCGGAGCTCAACAAGATGCCTTTTAAGAGAGAATCTGACAACGATGAGGCGGACGAAGATGAGATGATGGCATTTCTGGCGGCCAAAATATTAACTAAGTACCCCAGCACGATCAGCAAACGCAACACCCAATCTCAGGCGAACGGACAGTTTCCTTACGAGCTATACGAACAAGCCATGAAAGATTACTTTGACCAAGCGGACACAATGACAAAGAGAGATTCAGAGGGTAATGAGGTAGTGGAGCCCGCGGAGATGCAGGTGAAAGATCAGGTTCCACAGGAGACCGCAGCTCCAGAGACGGAGGAGGAAAAGGAGCATCAAGGAAAACCGGTTGCTGGAATGTAG